In the genome of Rhizobium rhizogenes, one region contains:
- a CDS encoding MFS transporter yields the protein MSLPSAENRFGAFRHSSYRRFFSARFFSAFAIQIVSVSVGWQMYEVTGNAFYLGLIGLFQFLPSLLLILVTGTVADRHNRRRIMAICLLIAALCAVALLGLTLAHRFSPWPVFAILVVFGIERAFMGPAVQSLAPNLVPVEDLPNAIAWNSSSWQMASILGPVAGGLLYGLGASVAYSVAFVLFIVSAILAVTIRKPEQRGPAKAISLETMLAGFKFISQEKIVLGAISLDLFAVLLGGAVALMPIFAKEVLTLGPWGLGLLRAAPGIGAITVAVILAFKPIRHHAGLLMFVGVGLFGISTVVFGLSETAWLSIAALVVMGASDMVSVYVRETLIALWTPDEVRGRVNAVNMVFVGASNELGEFRAGTMAHVVGAVPAVVIGGAGTLAVAVIWALGFSKLRKIDNLDAPR from the coding sequence ATGTCCCTGCCTTCTGCCGAAAACCGTTTCGGCGCATTCCGGCATAGTTCCTATCGCCGTTTCTTCAGCGCCCGGTTTTTCTCGGCCTTCGCCATCCAGATCGTCAGCGTCTCCGTTGGCTGGCAGATGTATGAGGTGACCGGCAATGCCTTTTATCTCGGCCTGATCGGCCTTTTCCAGTTCCTGCCATCGCTGCTTCTGATCCTCGTCACCGGAACGGTTGCCGATCGGCACAATCGCCGGCGCATCATGGCCATATGTCTGCTGATCGCCGCGCTGTGTGCCGTGGCTCTTCTGGGTCTTACGTTGGCGCACCGTTTTTCCCCCTGGCCGGTCTTCGCCATTCTCGTCGTCTTTGGCATTGAGCGGGCCTTCATGGGGCCGGCGGTTCAGTCGCTGGCGCCCAATCTCGTGCCTGTCGAGGATTTGCCGAACGCGATCGCCTGGAATTCCTCTTCCTGGCAGATGGCATCCATTCTCGGCCCCGTTGCCGGTGGCTTGCTTTATGGCCTTGGCGCTTCTGTCGCCTATAGCGTGGCATTCGTGCTCTTTATCGTATCGGCGATACTGGCGGTGACAATCCGCAAGCCGGAACAGCGCGGCCCGGCGAAAGCCATCAGCCTTGAAACCATGCTCGCCGGGTTCAAGTTCATCTCGCAGGAAAAAATCGTCCTCGGTGCGATCTCGCTCGATCTTTTTGCGGTCCTGCTGGGTGGCGCCGTTGCGTTGATGCCTATTTTCGCGAAGGAGGTGCTGACGCTGGGGCCATGGGGGCTCGGGCTTCTGCGCGCCGCACCCGGCATCGGGGCCATCACCGTTGCGGTCATTCTGGCGTTTAAGCCCATCCGCCATCATGCCGGCCTGCTGATGTTCGTCGGTGTCGGTCTCTTCGGCATTTCCACCGTGGTGTTCGGGCTTTCGGAAACGGCCTGGCTGTCCATCGCGGCGCTGGTGGTCATGGGCGCGTCAGACATGGTGTCGGTGTATGTGCGCGAAACCCTGATTGCGCTCTGGACGCCGGATGAGGTGCGCGGGCGTGTGAATGCGGTGAACATGGTGTTCGTCGGAGCCTCCAATGAGCTGGGCGAGTTCCGTGCCGGCACCATGGCTCATGTCGTGGGGGCCGTTCCGGCAGTCGTCATCGGCGGAGCCGGTACGCTTGCTGTGGCGGTCATCTGGGCGCTCGGTTTCTCCAAGCTGCGCAAGATCGACAATCTGGACGCGCCGCGCTGA
- a CDS encoding DUF167 domain-containing protein, which translates to MSGCWQKHSGHIRLSVRLTPNGGRDAIDGVEQDADRNSHLKARVSAVPEGGKANKALIVLLAKKLGLPKSSIGFVSGETARKKILRIDTDPEDFEELFKKLEN; encoded by the coding sequence GTGAGCGGTTGCTGGCAGAAGCACAGCGGTCATATCCGCCTGTCCGTTCGCCTCACCCCGAATGGCGGGCGGGACGCCATTGACGGCGTGGAACAGGATGCGGACAGGAATAGCCATCTGAAAGCCCGTGTCAGCGCCGTGCCGGAAGGCGGCAAGGCAAACAAGGCCCTTATTGTTTTGCTGGCGAAAAAACTTGGGCTACCCAAATCCTCCATCGGCTTCGTTTCAGGCGAAACAGCACGCAAAAAAATCCTCCGGATCGATACCGACCCGGAGGATTTTGAAGAGCTGTTTAAAAAGCTCGAAAACTAG
- a CDS encoding YggT family protein, translating to MLALFQTIDLALNLYTWVLIASAIFSWLYAFNVINSRNQFVNAIGSFLFNVTEPVLRPIRRILPNLGGIDISPIIVLLIIFFIRSFMWNTLYPMVA from the coding sequence ATGCTTGCCCTGTTTCAGACCATCGATCTGGCCTTGAACCTCTACACCTGGGTGCTGATCGCCAGCGCCATTTTTTCCTGGCTTTATGCCTTCAACGTCATCAATTCCCGCAACCAGTTCGTGAATGCCATCGGCAGCTTTCTGTTCAATGTCACGGAACCGGTTCTGCGCCCCATCCGCCGCATTCTGCCCAATCTCGGCGGTATCGATATTTCGCCGATCATCGTGCTCCTGATCATCTTCTTCATCCGCTCCTTCATGTGGAATACGCTTTACCCGATGGTCGCGTGA